From a region of the Lentibacillus cibarius genome:
- a CDS encoding type II toxin-antitoxin system RelE/ParE family toxin, giving the protein MLPVTYLNPAKRYFKKLKEKPLKKQFDHAIQTIRLNPYAGDLKTGDLAGIYTYAIHYNGTQYRLAYQISENDDGELIIIILAGSREAFYQTLKRYMKG; this is encoded by the coding sequence GTGTTACCCGTTACGTATTTGAATCCAGCTAAACGTTATTTTAAAAAACTCAAAGAAAAACCACTCAAAAAACAGTTTGATCATGCTATTCAGACAATCCGGCTGAATCCCTATGCTGGAGACCTTAAGACGGGGGATTTAGCCGGTATTTATACTTACGCCATCCATTACAATGGAACGCAGTATCGGTTGGCTTACCAGATTTCCGAAAATGATGATGGCGAACTCATTATTATCATTTTGGCCGGCAGTCGTGAAGCTTTTTACCAAACATTGAAACGGTATATGAAGGGCTAA